A window of Streptomyces gilvosporeus contains these coding sequences:
- a CDS encoding AMP-binding protein has translation MELRPSAHADTFARDRLPPREQWPQLTDLGYPDRLNCGAELLDATIARLGPDRPAVRDAGGVVWTYGQLREQVDAIAQVLTGRLGVLPGNRVLLRGPTTPWLAACWLAVMKAGAVAVTVLASQRPEELATICRLAQVRHALCDRRAVADLVRAEVPDLRITTYGGDGPEDLQRLAKPGSGPYEAVATASDDVALIAFTSGTTGRPKGCLHFHRDVLAIADTFSAQVLRPRPDDVFAGSPPLGFTFGLGGLVVFPLRAGASAFLADWGGPDRLLSDIAAHRISVLFTAPTAYRAMLARLPGHDLSSLRRCVAAGENLPAATWQSWYEATGLRIINGLGATELLHIVLSAADDAIRPGTTGLPVPGYEARVVDADGAPVPDGTPGLLAVRGPTGCRYLADARQTEYVRDGWNHTGDTYVREPDGYFRYVARADDMIVSAGYNIAGPEVEDALSGHPDVVEAAVVGRPDAERGAVVVAHVVLRAGVAAGEETVAALRAFTKSRIAPYKCPREFVFHTALPRTPTGKLQRFRLRAGDLQ, from the coding sequence ATGGAGCTACGGCCCTCGGCCCACGCCGACACCTTTGCGCGCGACCGGCTGCCGCCCCGCGAGCAGTGGCCGCAGCTGACCGATCTGGGCTATCCCGACCGGCTGAACTGCGGCGCCGAGCTGCTGGACGCCACCATCGCGCGGCTGGGGCCCGACCGTCCTGCGGTCCGCGATGCGGGCGGGGTGGTGTGGACCTACGGTCAGCTGCGCGAACAGGTCGATGCGATCGCCCAGGTGCTGACCGGGCGGCTGGGCGTGCTGCCCGGCAACCGCGTACTGCTGCGCGGCCCGACCACGCCGTGGCTGGCCGCCTGCTGGCTGGCGGTGATGAAGGCGGGCGCGGTGGCGGTGACGGTCCTGGCCTCGCAGCGCCCCGAGGAGCTGGCCACGATCTGCCGGCTCGCGCAGGTGCGCCATGCGCTGTGCGACCGGCGCGCGGTGGCCGATCTGGTGCGGGCCGAGGTCCCGGACCTGCGGATCACCACGTACGGCGGGGACGGCCCCGAGGACCTCCAGCGGCTCGCCAAGCCGGGATCCGGGCCGTACGAGGCCGTGGCGACCGCCTCGGACGATGTCGCGCTGATCGCCTTCACCTCCGGCACCACCGGCCGCCCCAAGGGCTGTCTGCACTTCCACCGGGACGTGCTGGCGATCGCCGACACGTTTTCGGCGCAGGTGCTGCGCCCGCGCCCGGACGACGTCTTCGCCGGCAGCCCGCCGCTCGGTTTCACCTTCGGCCTGGGGGGTCTGGTCGTCTTCCCGCTGCGGGCCGGCGCCTCGGCCTTCCTGGCCGACTGGGGCGGCCCCGACCGGCTGCTCTCCGATATCGCCGCCCACCGGATATCGGTCCTGTTCACCGCGCCGACCGCCTACCGCGCGATGCTGGCCCGCCTGCCGGGCCACGACCTGTCCTCGCTGCGCCGCTGTGTGGCGGCCGGCGAGAATCTGCCCGCCGCGACCTGGCAGTCCTGGTACGAGGCGACGGGCCTGCGGATCATCAACGGCCTCGGCGCCACGGAACTGCTGCACATCGTCCTCTCCGCGGCCGACGACGCGATCCGGCCGGGCACCACCGGGCTGCCGGTCCCCGGTTACGAGGCGCGGGTGGTGGACGCGGACGGGGCGCCGGTGCCGGACGGCACACCGGGACTGCTGGCCGTCCGCGGCCCGACGGGATGCCGCTATCTCGCCGACGCCCGGCAGACGGAGTACGTGCGGGACGGCTGGAACCACACCGGCGACACCTACGTCCGCGAGCCCGACGGCTACTTCCGCTACGTGGCCCGCGCGGACGACATGATCGTCTCGGCCGGCTACAACATCGCCGGCCCGGAGGTGGAGGACGCGCTGTCGGGGCACCCGGATGTGGTGGAGGCGGCGGTGGTGGGACGGCCCGATGCGGAACGCGGGGCGGTGGTCGTCGCGCATGTGGTGCTGCGCGCGGGCGTGGCCGCGGGAGAGGAGACCGTCGCGGCGCTGCGCGCCTTCACCAAGTCCCGGATAGCGCCGTACAAATGCCCGCGCGAGTTCGTCTTCCACACCGCGCTGCCGCGCACCCCCACCGGCAAGCTCCAGCGCTTCCGGCTGCGCGCCGGCGATCTACAGTGA
- a CDS encoding PaaX family transcriptional regulator C-terminal domain-containing protein: protein MSDQPAQSTPRSLIVTFYGAYGRGGPDDADGIAGPVPIAALIRLLGAVGVDAPSVRSAVSRLKRRGLLVADRTASGAAAYGLSDAARQLLEDGDRRIYGRPAARLSDGWVLAVFSVPEEERHKRHLLRSRLARLGFGTAAPGVWIAPAHLHEETRHTLERLQLASYVDLFTGTHTGFEPTARAVARWWDLEAVAAQHRAFLDVHEPVLRRWSRRRAVDPEAAYHDYLPALDAWRRLPYADPGLPAPLLPEDWPGGRAAEVFDLLHATLRSAGARYVRETAA, encoded by the coding sequence GTGAGCGACCAGCCAGCGCAGTCCACCCCACGGTCCCTGATCGTCACCTTCTACGGCGCCTACGGACGGGGCGGCCCCGACGACGCGGACGGTATCGCCGGGCCCGTGCCGATCGCCGCCCTGATCCGACTGCTGGGGGCGGTCGGTGTGGATGCGCCGTCGGTGCGCTCGGCGGTCTCCCGGCTCAAGCGCCGCGGACTGCTCGTCGCGGACCGTACCGCCTCCGGGGCGGCGGCCTACGGGCTGTCCGACGCCGCCCGCCAGCTGCTGGAGGACGGCGACCGGCGGATCTACGGGCGGCCCGCGGCGCGGCTGTCCGACGGCTGGGTGCTGGCCGTCTTCTCCGTCCCCGAGGAGGAGCGGCACAAGCGCCATCTGCTGCGCTCCCGGCTGGCCCGGCTCGGTTTCGGCACCGCCGCGCCTGGCGTCTGGATTGCGCCCGCGCATCTCCACGAGGAGACCCGGCACACCCTGGAGCGGCTTCAGCTCGCCTCGTACGTCGATCTGTTCACCGGCACCCACACCGGTTTCGAGCCCACCGCGCGGGCGGTCGCCAGGTGGTGGGACCTGGAGGCCGTCGCCGCGCAGCACCGCGCCTTCCTGGACGTCCATGAGCCGGTGCTGCGGCGCTGGTCGCGGCGGCGCGCGGTGGACCCGGAGGCGGCCTACCACGACTATCTGCCGGCGCTGGACGCCTGGCGCCGGCTGCCGTACGCGGATCCGGGGCTGCCCGCTCCCCTCCTGCCCGAGGACTGGCCGGGCGGGCGCGCGGCCGAGGTGTTCGACCTGCTGCACGCCACGCTCCGGTCGGCGGGCGCCCGTTACGTCCGCGAGACGGCGGCCTGA